In Fusobacterium sp., the genomic stretch ATAAAAAAGAAGAAATGGAAAAAGCTGCTTTTCTTCCAGCTGTAACTTTAGATGGCATAGAAGTTTCATTGAATCTTAATATTAGTGGTAAAACCACAAAAGAAGAAATAGAAGCTGTTACACCAGATGGAATAGGCTTGTTGAGAACAGAGCTTCTTTATATGAAAAATACTGCCTTTCCTGACGAAGAAGAACAACTTACTTCATATAATGATATAATTAAAAATTTTGATGAAAAAAGTTCTATTATTATAAGAACATTGGATATAGGAGCAGATAAACAACTTCCATATTTTCAAATGAAAACTGAGATGAATTCATTTTTAGGTTTGAGAGGGATAAGATTTTCCCTAAGTGAAAAAAATATATTTAAAATACAGTTGAGAGCAATACTTAGAGCAGCATATAATAAGAATGTAAAACTTATGTATCCAATGATAACTAATGTAAATGAAATAAGGGAAGCAAATATGCTTTTGGAAGAGGTAAAAATAGAATTAAGAGGGGAAGGTAAAAATTTTAAAGAAGATATAGAAGTAGGAATAATGATAGAAGTACCTTCTGCAGTAATGATGGCAGATATTTTTGCTCAAGAAGTAGATTTTTTCAGTATAGGAACAAATGATTTAACACAATATATATTAGCTGCTGATCGTTTATCTGAAACTGTTTCAGAGATGTATGATAGTTATAATCCAGCTGTATTACGAGCTATATCTCAAATAAAAGAAGCTGCTGATAAATATGGGAAACCAGTATCAATTTGTGGAGAAATGGCAGGACAACAGAAGGCTATAGTAGCATTTTTAAGTATGGGGATTACAAATTTAAGTATGGTAGGTGGTTCAATACTTCCAGCTAGGGCTCTAATAAGAAATCTTGATTATAGGTTACTGAAACCTTTAAGAACTAAAATTTTACAATGTCATGATTCAAATGAAGTAAAAGAGATTTTAAAAAAATATATATAGAACAAGATAAGGAAAGTGATATTTTTATGAAAAGCAGAAAAGTTCAAATAAAAAATAAAGCAGGACTCCATGCAAGACCATCATCACTGTTTGTACAATTAGTAACAGGGTATGATTCTGATATAACAGTTAAATGTGATGAAGAAGAAATAAATGGAAAAAGTATAATGGGACTTATGCTTTTAGCTGCTGAACAAGGAAGGACATTGGAATTAATTGCTGATGGTCCAGATGAAGATGAAATGCTGGATGCATTGGTAAATCTAATAGAAGTTAAAAAATTTAATGAGGAATAAAATGGAAATAATAAGAGCTAAACATATGGGATTCTGCTTTGGAGTATCAGGAGCTATTGAAACATGTTATAATGTATTAAAAGAACCTGAGAACCTAGGGAAAAAAATATATATACTTGGAATGCTTGTTCACAATGAATATGTAGTAAAAAAACTTGAAAAAGAGGGTTTTGAAACAATAGAGGAAAAAGATATTTTAGAGAAAAAGGACATACTAAAAAGTGGTGATATAGTTATAATCAGAGCTCATGGAACATCTGAAAAAGTGTATAATATATTAAAAGAAAAAAATATAAAAATATATGA encodes the following:
- the ptsP gene encoding phosphoenolpyruvate--protein phosphotransferase, with the protein product MEILKGTFAFEGIVIGRVFLDKKELSNNGITALLDEREINTEIEKFRDGLEMAKESLERLKTSLAGKIGEKDLEIITAHLMILDDPVYTSDIENDIQKNRTKAEDSIKMVTDKYISLFNKLENPIYRQKVLDIKDVEKRIIRNLNSRKNEWVDLNGKILITEEIFPTELLNMYHENIKLKGIIMEYGGETSHLAILAKALEIPTLMGIKNIFSYDWKKDVILDTTEQNSYVIIEPDEKILEEYKSKIEKFNHKKEEMEKAAFLPAVTLDGIEVSLNLNISGKTTKEEIEAVTPDGIGLLRTELLYMKNTAFPDEEEQLTSYNDIIKNFDEKSSIIIRTLDIGADKQLPYFQMKTEMNSFLGLRGIRFSLSEKNIFKIQLRAILRAAYNKNVKLMYPMITNVNEIREANMLLEEVKIELRGEGKNFKEDIEVGIMIEVPSAVMMADIFAQEVDFFSIGTNDLTQYILAADRLSETVSEMYDSYNPAVLRAISQIKEAADKYGKPVSICGEMAGQQKAIVAFLSMGITNLSMVGGSILPARALIRNLDYRLLKPLRTKILQCHDSNEVKEILKKYI
- a CDS encoding HPr family phosphocarrier protein, which codes for MKSRKVQIKNKAGLHARPSSLFVQLVTGYDSDITVKCDEEEINGKSIMGLMLLAAEQGRTLELIADGPDEDEMLDALVNLIEVKKFNEE